A window of Streptomyces sp. Je 1-332 genomic DNA:
CTCTGCCGGCCGAAGTCCCTCCCCGTCCCCCTGACCCCCAAGGAGCCGCCACCCATGCCCCCCAGCCCCGTCACCCCTCCCCCCGCCCTCGTAGAGCCCCGCCTCCGTCACCTCGACGGCGTCGTACGCGAAGTTTCCGTGCCGGCGTTCGCGGACGCCGTTCGCAGTGGGTCCCTTGCCGACATCCCCTTCGACAACGCCCGTGAGGCACCCGCCGAGGCCGTGCTCTCGCGGAAGGGTGGCGACGGGCGGTGGCGGGATGTGTCCGCCGTGGAGTTCGCCGGGGAAGTCCTCGCCGTGGCCAAGGGGTTGATCGCCGAGGGGCTCGCCCCGGGGGACCGGCTCGCCATCATGGCGCGTACGACGTACGAGTGGACGCTGCTCGACTTCGCGGGGTGGGCGGCCGGGCTCGTGACCGTGCCCGTGTATCCGACCTCCTCCGCCTATCAGACCCGGTGGATACTCCAGGACTCCGGAGCGGTCGCGCTCGCCGTCGAGACCTCGGCGCTCGCCGCCTCGCTCGGGCCCGAGCGGGACCGGATGCCCGACCTGAAGCACCTGTGGACCTTCGAGAAGGGGGACCTGGGGCGGCTCGCCGAGCTGGGGCGCCAGGCGGGCGTCGCGGATGAGGAAGTGGCGCGCAGGCGAGCCGAGTTGGGGCCCGGCTCCGCGGCCACGCTCATCTACACCTCCGGCACCACCGGGCGGCCGAAAGGCTGCGTCCTGACCCACGGCAACTTCTTCGCCGAGGTCGACAACGCCATCGAACTCCTCCATCCCGTCTTCAAGTCCGTCAGCAAAGAGCCCGCGTCCACCTTGCTCTTCCTGCCGCTCTCCCATGTCTTCGGACGCATGGTCGCCGTCGGCTGTCTGCGCGCGCGGGTGCGGCTCGGGCACGCGCCCAGCATCCAGACCGAGGATCTGCTGGGGGACCTGGGCGGGTTCAAGCCCACCTTCCTGCTCGCCATCCCGTACGTCCTGGAGAAGGTCTTCAACACTGGGCGTGCCACCGCCGAGAAGATGGGGCGTGCCTCCTCCTTCGACCGCGCGGCCCGCATCGCCGTCCGGTACGGCGAGGCGGTCGAGGCGGAGCAGCACGGCACGGGTCCCGGGCCCGCCTTCGGGCTGCGCCTGGCCCGCGCGCTGTACGACCCGCTCGTCTACCGGAGGATCCGCGCGGCCCTCGGCGGCAAAGTGCGCTACGCGATCTGCGGCGGCTCACCGCTGGGGCGCCGCCTCGCCGCGTTCTACGCGGGCGCCGGCATTGAGATCTTCGAGGGGTACGGGCTGACCGAGACCACCGCGGCGGCGACCGTCACCCCGCCCCTGAAGCCGAAGCTCGGCACGGTGGGCTGGCCGCTGCCGGGCACGCGTGTGCGGATCGCGGACGACGGCGAGGTGCTGCTCGCCGGCGGGCAGGTCTTCGGCGGCTACTGGGACGGGCAGGCCGGGCGCGCGGTCCCGGTGCGGGGGGAGTGGTTCGCGACCGGGGACATCGGCGCCCTCGACGCCGACGGCTATCTGTCCATCACCGGCCGCAAGAAGGACATCCTCATCACCACCGGCGGCAAGAACGTGGCGCCCGCCCCGCTGGAGGACTGGCTGCGCGCCCACCCGCTGGTCGGCCAGTGCATGGTCGTCGGCGACGACCGGCCCTACATCACCGCCCTGCTCACCCTGGAGGCGGACGGCATCGCGCACTGGTGCCGCATGAAGAAGAAGGAGCTCCCGCAGCACACGGGCCTGGCCGCTCTGGTGGACGACCCCGATCTGCGCGAGACCCTGCAGCGCGCCGTCGACGAGGCCAACAAGCTCGTGTCCCGCGCCGAGTCCATCCGGCGGTTCGCCGTCCTGCCCGTGGACTTCACGGAGGAGAGCGGCCATCTGACCCCCTCCCTGAAGCTGAAGCGGGACGCCATCGAGCGCGACTTCGCGGCGGAGATCGAGGGGCTCTACGGACACACCCGGTAGCGGACACGCACGGTAGTCATCGTCACTCGCTGTCACCTGAACGGGCGGGGCCGCCGACCCGCGCTTAGGGTGAGCGAGGGGCAGACCCAGGGAGGTTGCCGTGCGTGGAGCCGTAGCACTCGCCGGCGTGACAGCGCTGGCCGTCATGGGGACAGGGGCCTGGTCGGCGGAGGCCAAGCCGTCGCCCGACCTCTCCCGGTTCTACGCGCAGAAGATCAAATGGGGACCCTGCGAGGACGACGGGGCGGGCCTGATGACCGAGCCCGGCGCCACCGCCGCCCCCAAGGACAAGAGCATCCAGTGCGGCAAGATCACCGTCCCCCTCGACTACGCGAAACCAGGACGCGGCACGCTCAAGCTGGCCATGGTCCGCATGAAGTCCAGCGGCGAACCCCGAGGGTCCCTCCTGCTGAACTTCGGGGGTCCCGGCGGCGCGGGCGTGTCCGGGCTGCTCAGCTCGCAGAAGGAGTTCGAGTATCTCGGCAAGGGATACGACGTGGTCTCCTTCGACCCCCGCGGCGTGGGCGAGAGCTCACCCGTCAGCTGCGGGGACGCCGGTGCCGAGGAGCCGGAGATGAAGGAGGACTCCGACGACCCCGGCGCCGTACTCGACGAGATGCGCAAGATCGCCGAGGAGTGCAAGAAGAACTCGGGCCCCGTCCTCCCCTACATAGGCACCGTCAACGTCTCGCGCGACCTGGACGTCATGCGCCAGGTGCTCGGCGACAAGAAGCTCAACTACCTCGGATTCTCGTACGGGACACGGCTCGGTGCCGTGTACACCGCCCAGTTCCCGAAGAACGTCGGACGGATGGTCCTCGACGGCGTGGACACGCTGACCGAGGATGTCGCGCAGCAGGCCCTCGTGAGCGCGGAGGGACGGCAGACCGCCCTCGACAACTTCATCAACTGGTGCACGGACAACGCGGGTTGCGTGCTCGGCACCGACTCGCGCGCGGCACGCGACAACATGTCGGAGCTGATCAAGGGCCTCGACACGTATCCGCTCCAGTCGTCGGACGGCGCGGAGTTCACCGGCCAGGACGTCGTCGACGTACTCGGTCAGGCGCTCTACAGCAGGCAGTCGTGGCCCGCGCTCTCGCAGGCACTCGGCGCGCTGCTGGCCGACGGGGACCCCAGGGCCCTGCTGCGGATGAGCGGGTCCTTGGCGCACCAGCATCCCGGCAGCGGGCTCGCGGGCGTGCGC
This region includes:
- a CDS encoding AMP-binding protein, producing the protein MPPSPVTPPPALVEPRLRHLDGVVREVSVPAFADAVRSGSLADIPFDNAREAPAEAVLSRKGGDGRWRDVSAVEFAGEVLAVAKGLIAEGLAPGDRLAIMARTTYEWTLLDFAGWAAGLVTVPVYPTSSAYQTRWILQDSGAVALAVETSALAASLGPERDRMPDLKHLWTFEKGDLGRLAELGRQAGVADEEVARRRAELGPGSAATLIYTSGTTGRPKGCVLTHGNFFAEVDNAIELLHPVFKSVSKEPASTLLFLPLSHVFGRMVAVGCLRARVRLGHAPSIQTEDLLGDLGGFKPTFLLAIPYVLEKVFNTGRATAEKMGRASSFDRAARIAVRYGEAVEAEQHGTGPGPAFGLRLARALYDPLVYRRIRAALGGKVRYAICGGSPLGRRLAAFYAGAGIEIFEGYGLTETTAAATVTPPLKPKLGTVGWPLPGTRVRIADDGEVLLAGGQVFGGYWDGQAGRAVPVRGEWFATGDIGALDADGYLSITGRKKDILITTGGKNVAPAPLEDWLRAHPLVGQCMVVGDDRPYITALLTLEADGIAHWCRMKKKELPQHTGLAALVDDPDLRETLQRAVDEANKLVSRAESIRRFAVLPVDFTEESGHLTPSLKLKRDAIERDFAAEIEGLYGHTR
- a CDS encoding alpha/beta hydrolase — translated: MGTGAWSAEAKPSPDLSRFYAQKIKWGPCEDDGAGLMTEPGATAAPKDKSIQCGKITVPLDYAKPGRGTLKLAMVRMKSSGEPRGSLLLNFGGPGGAGVSGLLSSQKEFEYLGKGYDVVSFDPRGVGESSPVSCGDAGAEEPEMKEDSDDPGAVLDEMRKIAEECKKNSGPVLPYIGTVNVSRDLDVMRQVLGDKKLNYLGFSYGTRLGAVYTAQFPKNVGRMVLDGVDTLTEDVAQQALVSAEGRQTALDNFINWCTDNAGCVLGTDSRAARDNMSELIKGLDTYPLQSSDGAEFTGQDVVDVLGQALYSRQSWPALSQALGALLADGDPRALLRMSGSLAHQHPGSGLAGVRGRAPEDVPADNMAAALMAVNCADDPDRPDADHLEKEVGKLQEEFESTSAIFGQSMLTPVLFCYGRPPGTDYIRDDVRDVQSPDFLLVGTRGDPATPYRWTEETAERLGSAAVVLDNKGDGHTGYAGSKCVRDKVDGFLLYGEMPRTGSSCGADEED